A region from the Methanofollis liminatans DSM 4140 genome encodes:
- a CDS encoding carboxymuconolactone decarboxylase family protein — MTGITEYLREIQQTNKDVAAFDPALWNAFAGFAHEASKEGALPEKYKEILGVALAVSEHCPFCISIHAKAAIEAGATRQEIMEGGFMAVLMGGGPSMAYLRYVIDACDEFGAE; from the coding sequence ATGACCGGAATCACCGAATACCTCAGAGAGATCCAGCAAACGAATAAAGATGTGGCAGCGTTCGACCCCGCGCTCTGGAATGCCTTTGCAGGATTTGCGCATGAGGCCTCAAAAGAGGGCGCCCTGCCGGAGAAGTACAAAGAGATTCTCGGTGTCGCCCTCGCGGTCTCCGAACACTGCCCGTTTTGCATCTCCATCCACGCAAAGGCGGCGATCGAGGCCGGGGCAACGCGGCAGGAGATCATGGAAGGCGGGTTCATGGCGGTCCTGATGGGCGGCGGACCGTCGATGGCCTATCTCAGGTATGTGATCGACGCCTGCGACGAGTTCGGCGCCGAATAA
- a CDS encoding PAS domain S-box protein, with the protein MLCLSASREGEPGPAGDEEIVVTTADTLEDLLNLAASRPFDVVMIPADLALTPVLNLLEAPGGAPPLVVASSEKGTFIIDFRAHDRSEGGIAPTVREAYRARMAERDLQERERQLSTLLSNLPGMAYRCDNGPDYTMTFVSEGCFDLLGYAPGDLVGSRTVAYGDLIHPDDRAMVWEEIQKALKERGAFRITYRIRKASGDERWVWEQGRGIFARDGSLLSLEGFIADVTYLVLTTEQLRRRELEEKAILDNIPDIAWLKDGDGRYIAVNRAFEQAAGKTADELVGRTDREIWPGYIAERYMSEDREVIASGKRALFIEPFVRGDGLEILVETVKTPIYDHNGRAAGTAGICRDITARRAMEEALRKSEERHRIFLQNFPGIAFKADPGLHPLWLSGNVEGITGYTADEIVSAWVGVDNYLHPGDLESGREFLEEILTSGKESAADFRIVRKDGAIRWGHIRAQAVRDAEGRETSIQGAIFDVTEQKEAVAKIRDLAKFPEENPGPVMRISRGGRILYANGASRDLLKTWGTEEGGVLPETWREVVASSLSSERIKRRDVAVDGSDFTITCVPVAGADYANLYGIEITERKVMEIAVQDANRKLNLLNSIIRHDMLNQITVLQGYIDLTRQSGEGGPHLGRIADATERIRRQVEFTRDYQELGVKGPIWQDACAAMKKAFASLSPPGISLDCTIGPGLEVLADPLLGRVFYNLVENTVRHGTGAQTIRFSAEASSGGISLVYEDDGQGIPGEKKNRLFKWPSGKNNGLGLALSAEILSLTGLSIREEGAPGQGVRFVISVPPSRFRYREEPS; encoded by the coding sequence GTGCTCTGTCTCAGCGCGTCGCGTGAGGGAGAGCCAGGACCGGCAGGAGATGAGGAAATCGTCGTTACGACGGCAGACACCCTCGAAGATCTCCTCAACCTGGCGGCATCCCGCCCCTTCGACGTCGTGATGATCCCGGCCGATCTCGCTCTCACACCGGTTTTAAACCTCCTCGAGGCTCCCGGCGGCGCCCCACCCCTGGTGGTCGCCTCTTCGGAAAAGGGCACCTTTATTATTGATTTCAGAGCCCATGACAGAAGCGAAGGGGGCATTGCCCCGACCGTCAGGGAAGCGTACCGGGCGCGCATGGCAGAACGAGATCTGCAGGAGCGGGAGAGGCAACTCTCGACCCTCCTGAGCAACCTGCCGGGAATGGCCTACCGCTGCGATAACGGCCCGGACTATACGATGACGTTCGTGAGCGAAGGGTGTTTCGACCTCCTGGGCTATGCCCCCGGCGATCTCGTCGGGAGCCGGACTGTGGCATACGGCGACCTGATCCACCCGGACGACCGGGCGATGGTCTGGGAGGAGATCCAGAAGGCGCTCAAGGAACGCGGGGCCTTCAGGATCACCTACCGGATCAGGAAGGCCTCGGGAGACGAGCGCTGGGTCTGGGAACAGGGGAGAGGGATCTTCGCCCGGGACGGCAGCCTCCTTTCCCTCGAAGGCTTCATCGCCGACGTCACCTATCTGGTGCTGACGACCGAGCAGCTCAGGAGACGGGAACTCGAGGAGAAGGCGATCCTGGACAACATCCCTGACATCGCCTGGCTCAAGGACGGGGACGGCCGTTACATCGCCGTGAACAGGGCATTTGAACAGGCCGCCGGGAAAACGGCCGACGAACTCGTCGGACGGACAGACCGGGAGATCTGGCCAGGTTACATTGCAGAGCGCTATATGAGCGAGGACCGGGAGGTGATCGCCTCGGGAAAGAGGGCGTTGTTCATCGAACCATTCGTCAGGGGCGACGGCCTTGAAATCCTGGTCGAGACGGTGAAGACCCCGATCTACGACCACAACGGCAGGGCGGCCGGGACCGCCGGCATCTGCCGGGACATCACCGCACGGCGCGCGATGGAGGAGGCGCTGAGGAAGAGCGAGGAGCGTCACCGCATATTCCTCCAGAATTTTCCAGGGATCGCCTTCAAGGCCGATCCCGGCCTTCACCCTCTCTGGCTCTCGGGCAATGTTGAGGGGATCACCGGCTATACCGCCGACGAGATCGTCAGCGCGTGGGTGGGGGTCGACAATTACCTTCACCCGGGCGATCTAGAGTCCGGCAGGGAGTTTCTGGAGGAGATCCTCACGAGCGGAAAGGAGAGCGCCGCCGACTTCAGGATCGTCAGAAAGGACGGTGCGATCAGGTGGGGGCACATCCGCGCACAGGCGGTCAGGGACGCGGAGGGGAGGGAGACCAGCATACAGGGGGCGATCTTCGACGTCACCGAACAGAAAGAGGCGGTGGCGAAGATCCGCGATCTTGCAAAGTTCCCTGAGGAGAACCCCGGGCCGGTGATGCGGATCAGCCGGGGCGGAAGGATCCTCTACGCAAACGGGGCAAGCAGGGACCTTCTGAAGACCTGGGGAACGGAAGAAGGGGGCGTTCTTCCGGAGACCTGGCGGGAGGTGGTCGCCAGTTCGCTCTCATCGGAGCGGATAAAGAGGCGGGATGTCGCCGTGGACGGCTCGGACTTCACCATCACCTGCGTCCCGGTGGCGGGTGCGGACTATGCCAACCTCTACGGGATCGAGATCACCGAGCGGAAGGTAATGGAGATCGCCGTGCAGGACGCGAACAGGAAGCTCAACCTCCTCAACAGCATCATCCGCCACGACATGCTCAACCAGATCACCGTCCTCCAGGGATACATCGACCTGACCAGACAGTCAGGAGAGGGAGGGCCGCATCTCGGTCGGATCGCCGATGCGACCGAGCGTATCCGGCGCCAGGTGGAGTTCACCCGGGACTACCAGGAGCTCGGCGTCAAAGGGCCGATCTGGCAGGATGCATGCGCCGCGATGAAGAAAGCCTTCGCCTCTCTCTCCCCGCCGGGGATCAGCCTCGATTGTACAATCGGTCCCGGCCTTGAGGTGCTCGCCGACCCCCTCCTCGGGCGGGTCTTTTACAACCTGGTGGAAAACACCGTGCGCCACGGCACAGGGGCGCAGACGATCAGGTTCTCGGCCGAAGCTTCGAGTGGCGGCATCTCCCTCGTCTACGAGGACGACGGCCAGGGCATTCCCGGGGAGAAAAAAAATAGACTCTTCAAATGGCCTTCAGGAAAAAATAATGGCCTCGGCCTCGCACTCTCCGCGGAGATCCTCTCCCTGACCGGGCTCTCGATCAGGGAGGAGGGGGCGCCGGGCCAGGGCGTCCGCTTTGTGATCTCGGTCCCGCCCTCACGGTTCAGGTACCGGGAAGAACCCTCCTGA
- a CDS encoding type I 3-dehydroquinate dehydratase: MKIVVSLTSPDEIQKAVALGADLIELRLDLMDEDLSAAMAGCSKACAAPLIATLRSREEGGAFTGDPDRWFSIVQPFLDLVDYVDVERRFRRFAPLIRYQHTQVIASAHINYMPPPDDLKAIERDLRSFGDIPKIAVTPSSTHDLLDLLAFTLDADKPLITSVQGAEFRYARTFLPFFGSEMVYCHIGTPTAKGQYDIRELQQLKELLTYH, encoded by the coding sequence ATGAAGATCGTCGTCTCACTGACGAGTCCTGACGAGATCCAGAAAGCGGTGGCCCTCGGGGCGGATCTTATCGAGCTCAGGCTCGATCTCATGGATGAAGACCTTTCAGCGGCGATGGCCGGGTGCAGCAAGGCGTGCGCGGCCCCTCTCATCGCCACCCTGAGGAGTCGGGAGGAGGGAGGCGCCTTCACCGGCGACCCCGACCGCTGGTTCTCGATCGTTCAGCCCTTTCTCGACCTCGTGGACTACGTGGACGTGGAACGGCGGTTCAGGCGGTTCGCCCCCCTCATACGCTACCAGCACACGCAGGTCATCGCATCGGCGCATATCAACTACATGCCCCCTCCCGACGACCTGAAGGCGATCGAGCGCGACCTCAGGTCCTTCGGAGACATTCCGAAGATCGCGGTCACGCCCTCGTCGACGCACGATCTCCTCGACCTCCTCGCCTTCACGCTCGATGCGGATAAACCGCTGATCACGAGCGTCCAGGGGGCAGAATTCAGGTATGCCCGGACCTTCCTCCCGTTCTTCGGGTCGGAGATGGTCTATTGCCACATCGGCACCCCGACGGCAAAAGGGCAGTACGACATCAGGGAGCTGCAGCAGCTGAAAGAACTGCTCACCTATCACTGA
- a CDS encoding U32 family peptidase: MEALVAAVAAGADAVYLGGTRFSARRYAANFDDAALKEAVDYAHARGVAVHVTLNTLVHDTELPAVAAYFLFLYEIGVDAVLVQDTGVLALARRIVPDLAVHASTQMTLTSAEGVRWAAAQGIGRVVLARELGLEEIEGMRPVVEETGVELEVFLHGALCYAYSGQCLLSSLIGGRSGNRGACAQPCRKPYVLLRGAADRYGRPTDLRPVRGAGPYPLSTKDLCLYPVLDRVVRAPVASLKIEGRMKSPTYVAAVTGIYRRALDAISEGRFVPSARDELDLALAFTRGFTTGYLSGVRHRDVIGPERPDNRGVAVGKVTAFSHSLMEATVALDGPLVPGNGDGLAVTSPEGSFGLVVRGTPRVRDGLIRLRTPEAATVGAVVSITRSASLEERAAETIRLGRQAVRIDAEVRWEEDGTPVIEAVCTPPRRAPVRVQVRAPAPMGPARTRPLAAADIADHLRKSGGTQFFIGDLALHYPGGLFAPPSYLNALRRGLFEAAEEALRAAARPSPDALDAARRRYEGALPEIAAEGARPSPVTPTLSVYTDTVEGVGAAGAAGADRIYFEPVECTGEVLSHAAKTAGRIHLVWVWPGIARRSFLDAALPLLDTPGIAGVMVSGHGCAGAVRGRSPSLPIFGGAGLNVWNHLAALSHTGFATLTLSPEVSGADILGLIARLPPGSPAMEILVQGTTEAMVTEDCPPATAVGCPAGCSGDAWALRDGRGRVFPVRTDRECRAHIGNAVETCLIDHLPAILAAGVGGVAVDARGRGAAYAGDMTAIYREALSGIGRAGEGALLSHLKEEAKKRSLGGITASSYLRGTE; this comes from the coding sequence ATGGAGGCGCTTGTCGCTGCCGTGGCGGCCGGAGCCGATGCGGTGTACCTCGGCGGCACGCGTTTCTCGGCGCGGCGGTACGCGGCGAACTTTGACGACGCCGCACTGAAAGAGGCGGTGGACTACGCCCATGCCCGCGGCGTGGCGGTGCACGTGACCCTCAACACCCTGGTCCACGACACCGAACTCCCGGCGGTTGCAGCGTATTTCCTCTTCCTCTACGAGATCGGTGTCGACGCCGTCCTCGTCCAGGACACCGGTGTGCTCGCCCTCGCCCGCCGGATCGTCCCGGACCTTGCCGTCCACGCCTCGACCCAGATGACGCTCACCTCTGCTGAGGGGGTGCGGTGGGCGGCGGCGCAGGGGATCGGCCGCGTGGTGCTCGCCCGCGAACTCGGCCTCGAGGAGATCGAGGGGATGCGGCCGGTGGTCGAGGAGACCGGCGTTGAACTGGAAGTCTTTCTCCACGGCGCTCTCTGCTATGCCTACTCCGGCCAGTGCCTCCTCTCGTCCCTGATCGGGGGACGGAGCGGGAACCGGGGTGCCTGCGCTCAGCCCTGCCGCAAGCCCTACGTCCTGCTGCGGGGTGCGGCCGACCGTTACGGCCGTCCGACTGATCTGCGCCCGGTCCGGGGCGCCGGCCCCTACCCCCTCTCCACAAAGGACCTCTGCCTCTACCCGGTCCTGGACCGGGTCGTCAGGGCGCCGGTCGCCTCCCTGAAGATCGAGGGGCGGATGAAGTCTCCGACCTATGTGGCCGCCGTCACCGGGATCTACCGCCGGGCCCTGGACGCGATTTCTGAGGGGCGTTTCGTCCCCTCGGCCCGGGACGAACTGGACCTTGCCCTCGCCTTCACCCGCGGCTTTACCACCGGTTACCTCTCGGGCGTCAGGCACCGCGATGTGATCGGCCCGGAGCGCCCTGACAACCGTGGGGTGGCCGTCGGGAAGGTGACGGCGTTCTCGCACAGTCTGATGGAGGCGACGGTCGCCCTCGACGGCCCGCTCGTCCCCGGCAACGGCGACGGCCTTGCCGTCACCTCGCCCGAAGGATCCTTCGGGCTTGTGGTCCGCGGCACCCCGAGGGTCCGTGACGGCCTGATCCGTTTGAGGACTCCTGAAGCGGCGACGGTGGGCGCCGTTGTCTCGATCACCAGGTCCGCCTCTCTCGAAGAGCGGGCCGCGGAGACGATCAGGCTGGGGCGGCAGGCGGTGCGGATCGACGCGGAGGTGAGATGGGAAGAGGACGGCACGCCGGTGATCGAGGCCGTCTGCACCCCGCCGCGCCGCGCCCCCGTCCGGGTGCAGGTGCGCGCCCCTGCCCCGATGGGGCCGGCCCGCACCCGTCCGCTCGCCGCCGCCGATATCGCCGACCACCTGCGAAAGAGCGGCGGCACCCAGTTTTTCATCGGGGACCTCGCCCTGCACTATCCCGGCGGGCTCTTCGCCCCCCCGTCCTACCTGAACGCCCTCAGGAGGGGCCTCTTCGAAGCGGCCGAAGAGGCTCTTCGGGCGGCGGCCCGCCCATCGCCCGATGCCCTCGACGCAGCCCGGCGGCGGTATGAGGGGGCGCTCCCTGAGATCGCCGCGGAAGGGGCGCGACCGTCACCCGTCACCCCGACACTCTCCGTCTATACCGACACCGTCGAAGGGGTCGGGGCCGCCGGCGCCGCCGGCGCCGATCGCATCTATTTCGAGCCGGTCGAATGCACGGGAGAGGTTCTCTCTCACGCGGCAAAAACTGCCGGTCGCATTCACCTCGTATGGGTGTGGCCCGGGATCGCGCGTCGCTCCTTCCTCGACGCCGCCCTGCCCCTGCTCGATACGCCCGGCATCGCCGGGGTGATGGTCTCAGGTCACGGCTGCGCCGGCGCCGTCAGGGGGCGTTCGCCCTCCCTGCCGATCTTCGGTGGGGCCGGGCTGAACGTCTGGAACCACCTCGCCGCCCTCAGCCACACCGGCTTTGCCACGCTCACCCTCTCTCCCGAGGTCTCAGGGGCGGATATCCTGGGCCTCATCGCCCGCCTTCCCCCCGGTTCCCCCGCGATGGAGATCCTCGTGCAGGGGACGACCGAAGCAATGGTCACCGAGGACTGCCCCCCGGCTACCGCCGTCGGCTGCCCTGCGGGCTGCAGCGGCGATGCATGGGCCCTGCGGGACGGCCGCGGCCGGGTCTTTCCGGTGCGGACTGACCGGGAGTGCAGGGCGCATATCGGCAACGCCGTCGAGACCTGCCTGATCGACCACCTCCCGGCGATCCTCGCCGCCGGTGTCGGCGGCGTCGCCGTGGACGCCCGCGGCCGCGGGGCCGCCTATGCCGGGGACATGACGGCGATCTATCGCGAGGCCCTTTCTGGAATCGGGCGGGCGGGGGAGGGTGCTCTTCTCTCCCACCTCAAAGAGGAGGCAAAAAAACGTTCGCTCGGCGGGATCACCGCCTCGTCCTATCTGCGTGGGACAGAGTGA
- a CDS encoding peroxiredoxin, whose product MEEMHALPVIGENAPEFECVTTHGPMKLSDLRGKWVVLFSHPADFTPVCTTEFMALARANEELEAMNVRLIGLSIDSVHSHLAWVRSIEEKMGVKIPFPIIADLDMGVAKKFGMIHPGTSSTSTIRTVFFIDPEGKMRAMLYYPMTNGRYIPEIIRLIKALQVTDQFKVSTPANWQPGDQVVVPPPKTAEEMERRKGEGYDCKDWYLCFKQI is encoded by the coding sequence ATGGAAGAGATGCACGCCCTCCCCGTCATCGGAGAGAACGCACCGGAGTTCGAGTGCGTCACCACGCACGGGCCGATGAAACTCTCAGACCTGCGCGGCAAATGGGTCGTGCTCTTCTCGCACCCGGCAGACTTCACGCCAGTCTGCACGACCGAGTTCATGGCGCTTGCACGCGCGAACGAGGAACTCGAGGCCATGAACGTGCGGCTGATCGGCCTCTCCATCGACAGCGTCCACTCCCACCTCGCCTGGGTCAGGAGCATCGAGGAGAAGATGGGCGTGAAGATCCCCTTCCCGATCATCGCCGACCTCGACATGGGGGTCGCAAAGAAGTTCGGGATGATCCACCCGGGAACAAGCAGCACATCGACGATCCGCACGGTCTTCTTCATCGATCCCGAGGGGAAGATGCGGGCGATGCTCTATTACCCGATGACAAACGGGCGCTACATCCCGGAGATCATCAGGCTGATCAAGGCCCTGCAGGTGACCGACCAGTTCAAGGTTTCGACGCCGGCAAACTGGCAGCCCGGCGACCAGGTCGTCGTGCCTCCGCCAAAGACGGCCGAGGAGATGGAGCGGCGCAAGGGCGAGGGTTACGACTGCAAGGACTGGTACCTCTGCTTCAAGCAGATCTGA
- a CDS encoding chorismate mutase → MTIEEIRNEIDLLDSRIISLIAERQAIAGRMAHEKYLAGLPVRDEGRREALLDRVFNEAVEQNIDPVMVRRIFEILMDMSEERQHECIGEGNLP, encoded by the coding sequence ATGACAATCGAGGAGATCAGGAACGAGATCGACCTGCTGGACAGCAGGATCATCAGTCTCATCGCCGAGCGGCAGGCGATTGCAGGCAGGATGGCCCATGAAAAGTATCTTGCCGGGCTGCCGGTCAGGGACGAGGGGCGGCGCGAGGCCCTCCTTGACCGGGTCTTCAACGAGGCGGTGGAGCAGAACATCGACCCGGTGATGGTCAGGCGGATCTTCGAGATCCTGATGGATATGAGCGAGGAGCGGCAGCACGAGTGCATCGGGGAGGGAAACCTCCCCTGA
- a CDS encoding carboxymuconolactone decarboxylase family protein, translated as MDEQMKELEGKIGKVPKIFAELKDLEPEVYEKVMGLDQLVWADGALSKQTKKVIAIAIAAALRDRHAVRAQMAGAKHLGVKKEEIEEGLRVAFLLAGMPAYVYGKAALEEMMGK; from the coding sequence ATGGATGAACAGATGAAAGAACTGGAAGGGAAGATCGGCAAGGTCCCGAAGATCTTCGCCGAACTCAAGGATCTCGAGCCCGAGGTCTACGAGAAAGTGATGGGGCTCGACCAGCTCGTCTGGGCCGACGGCGCCCTCTCAAAGCAGACAAAGAAGGTGATCGCGATCGCCATTGCAGCGGCACTCAGGGACCGCCATGCAGTGCGGGCGCAGATGGCCGGTGCGAAACATCTCGGCGTCAAGAAGGAAGAGATCGAAGAAGGGCTCCGCGTGGCGTTCCTCCTTGCCGGGATGCCCGCCTACGTGTATGGGAAGGCGGCGCTCGAAGAGATGATGGGGAAGTGA
- a CDS encoding flavodoxin family protein, with protein MAIKVLGISGSPHRHGNTETLLDAFLAGAEGSGGEVEKVVLRDLHYSACRGCNACHKTGACVVKDDLTTLFEKIFATDVLALASPIYSMGITADLKGLIDRAQFLWAQKFVLKSLYFSTEHIKQHKGVFISTAGQSWDHVFDTAYPMVTAFFNGTGFEYYDNIIANNMDEYGGIRGHPTALTEAEEKGEEVVREVASLLSTGTSERR; from the coding sequence ATGGCAATTAAGGTGCTCGGCATTTCAGGAAGCCCGCACCGGCACGGGAATACAGAGACCCTCCTGGATGCATTCCTCGCCGGGGCTGAAGGGTCCGGGGGCGAGGTCGAGAAGGTGGTGCTCCGCGACCTGCACTACTCGGCATGCCGGGGCTGCAACGCCTGCCACAAGACCGGGGCCTGTGTCGTAAAGGACGATCTCACCACCCTCTTCGAGAAGATCTTCGCCACCGACGTCCTGGCACTCGCCTCGCCGATCTACTCGATGGGGATCACCGCCGACCTCAAGGGGCTCATCGACCGGGCGCAATTCCTCTGGGCGCAGAAGTTCGTCCTAAAAAGCCTGTACTTCTCGACCGAGCACATCAAACAGCACAAGGGGGTGTTCATCTCGACGGCCGGGCAGAGCTGGGACCATGTCTTCGACACGGCCTATCCGATGGTGACCGCCTTTTTCAACGGCACGGGCTTTGAATATTACGACAATATCATAGCAAACAACATGGACGAGTACGGCGGGATCAGGGGGCACCCCACCGCACTTACCGAAGCAGAAGAAAAAGGGGAGGAGGTCGTCCGGGAAGTCGCCTCCCTCCTCTCTACAGGAACATCAGAGCGCCGATGA
- a CDS encoding chorismate synthase, with product MNTFGRFFRVTTFGESHGPAIGAVVDGCPSGVPLSVADIQPLLDRRKPGGPLSSPRAEADEVEILSGVFEGLTTGTPIALLIRNRDVRSGDYDALRDIFRPGHADYSYLMKYGRRDHRGGGRSSGRETAARVAAGAVAMAVLGGAGISIAGSVREVHGVSDPERFEDEVRAAQARGDSVGGIAEVRAAGVPAGLGSPVFDKLDAAIAGAMMGIGAVKGVEIGEGFGAARLSGSENNDEMDAAGFLSNHAGGILGGISTGQEIVVRLAVKPTPSIALPQRTVDVRGEEREISIGGRHDPCIAFRLVPVAEAMLALVLVDALLEGRAYGRSVAGQMGR from the coding sequence ATGAACACCTTCGGGCGTTTTTTCCGGGTCACCACCTTCGGGGAGAGCCATGGCCCGGCGATCGGCGCCGTCGTCGACGGCTGCCCCTCTGGCGTCCCGCTCTCTGTGGCCGATATTCAGCCCCTGCTCGACCGCAGAAAACCGGGCGGCCCCCTCTCTTCGCCGCGCGCCGAGGCTGACGAGGTGGAGATCCTCTCGGGCGTCTTTGAAGGATTGACGACCGGCACCCCGATCGCCCTCCTGATCAGGAACCGCGACGTGCGGAGCGGTGACTATGACGCCCTCAGGGACATCTTCAGGCCTGGCCATGCAGACTATTCCTACCTGATGAAATACGGCCGGCGCGACCACCGCGGCGGCGGGCGGAGTTCGGGCCGGGAAACGGCCGCACGGGTGGCGGCCGGTGCGGTGGCGATGGCCGTGCTGGGGGGAGCAGGGATCTCGATCGCCGGTTCGGTCCGCGAGGTGCACGGGGTCTCTGACCCTGAACGCTTTGAAGATGAGGTGCGGGCTGCGCAGGCACGCGGTGACTCGGTCGGCGGGATTGCCGAGGTGCGGGCCGCCGGCGTCCCGGCCGGTCTCGGCAGCCCGGTCTTTGACAAACTCGATGCCGCCATCGCCGGCGCCATGATGGGGATCGGGGCGGTGAAGGGCGTCGAGATCGGGGAGGGCTTCGGTGCCGCACGCCTCTCCGGCTCGGAGAACAACGATGAAATGGACGCTGCGGGTTTCCTCTCCAACCACGCCGGCGGCATCCTCGGCGGGATCTCGACGGGTCAGGAGATCGTCGTCCGCCTGGCGGTGAAGCCGACGCCGTCGATCGCCCTCCCGCAGAGGACCGTGGATGTCCGCGGTGAGGAGCGGGAGATCTCTATCGGTGGGCGGCACGACCCCTGCATCGCCTTCAGGCTCGTCCCGGTGGCGGAGGCGATGCTCGCCCTCGTGCTCGTCGACGCCCTGCTGGAGGGTCGGGCGTATGGCCGGAGCGTTGCCGGGCAGATGGGGAGATAA
- a CDS encoding zinc metalloprotease: MLERIPQRERRDLLIAWVAIAVAFSLLYVRGTINPGAFVLFFAVSLLTVGVGFVLHELAHKFAAMHFGYWAEFRKDNTMLIVAVILAALAGVVFAAPGATVIYGSTTKRESGIISAAGPVTNLALCAVFYALFLAGGIFGEYILLLIGLMGVQINAMIATFNMLPVSVLDGKKVLAWNPAVFAVLFVASLGALIGALMFL, encoded by the coding sequence ATGCTTGAGAGAATCCCGCAGCGCGAACGGCGCGACCTGCTGATCGCATGGGTCGCCATCGCCGTTGCATTCAGCCTTCTCTATGTCAGGGGCACTATCAATCCGGGTGCATTCGTGCTCTTCTTTGCCGTCTCCCTCCTGACGGTCGGCGTCGGTTTCGTCCTCCACGAACTCGCCCACAAGTTCGCCGCCATGCACTTCGGCTACTGGGCCGAGTTTCGGAAGGACAACACGATGCTCATTGTGGCGGTGATCCTGGCCGCCCTCGCCGGCGTCGTCTTTGCCGCCCCCGGGGCCACCGTCATCTACGGCTCCACGACGAAGCGCGAGAGCGGGATCATCTCGGCCGCCGGGCCGGTCACGAACCTCGCCCTCTGCGCCGTCTTCTACGCGCTCTTCCTTGCGGGAGGGATCTTCGGGGAGTACATCCTCCTGCTGATCGGGCTGATGGGCGTCCAGATCAATGCGATGATCGCCACCTTCAACATGCTCCCGGTGAGCGTGCTCGACGGTAAAAAGGTCCTTGCATGGAACCCCGCCGTCTTCGCCGTCCTCTTCGTCGCCTCGCTCGGCGCCCTCATCGGCGCTCTGATGTTCCTGTAG
- a CDS encoding flavodoxin family protein: MPLHVLAIAGSPRRHGNSETLLDRVIASIREEGVEVEKVALTEVTVNPCRGCNACEKLNKCVQRDDLDWLGPKLLDADCVILAAPIYCMGICAQAKALIDRAQVFRSRKYVLKLPVVPPERKGKRLGVFLSTAGQTWDYVFDAAVPSVKCFYHVMEIRNADISYLMVNGVDLAGEIEAHPTAKADAAALGKDLVKTMRERFGDGN, translated from the coding sequence ATGCCACTCCATGTCCTCGCCATTGCCGGAAGCCCCCGGCGGCACGGGAACTCAGAGACGCTTCTTGACCGGGTCATCGCCTCCATACGGGAGGAAGGCGTCGAGGTCGAGAAGGTCGCCCTCACCGAGGTGACGGTCAACCCCTGCAGGGGGTGTAATGCCTGCGAAAAACTGAACAAATGCGTGCAAAGGGACGATCTCGACTGGCTTGGGCCAAAACTTCTCGACGCAGACTGCGTGATCCTTGCCGCACCGATCTACTGCATGGGGATCTGCGCACAGGCGAAGGCGCTCATCGACCGTGCGCAGGTCTTCAGGTCGAGAAAATATGTTCTCAAACTTCCGGTGGTGCCGCCGGAGCGAAAAGGAAAGCGGCTCGGCGTTTTCCTCTCGACGGCCGGGCAGACGTGGGACTACGTCTTCGACGCCGCCGTCCCGAGCGTGAAATGCTTCTACCACGTGATGGAGATCAGGAACGCCGACATCTCGTACCTGATGGTCAACGGCGTCGATCTTGCCGGGGAGATCGAGGCGCACCCGACGGCGAAGGCGGACGCCGCGGCCCTGGGAAAAGATCTGGTGAAAACGATGCGGGAGCGTTTTGGCGATGGCAATTAA